The genome window GAGGACCGCTGCAGGGAACTGCTTGGAAAGAAATAGACGGGGGGCGAGAAGATGAGCGATACGAAAGTTTTTGAGATGACAAAGACCTGGCAGAGGGACGTCCACACCCACTACTGCCCGGGCTGTACCCATGGAGTGGCTCACCGCCTGGTCTGCGAGGCCATCGACGAGCTGGGCATTCAGGAGGACACGATCGGCATCGCCCCGGTGGGATGCGCCGTCATCATGCACCAGTACATCGATGTGGATTTCATCGAGGCCGCTCACGGCCGCGCGCCGGCCCTGGCCTACGGCATCAAGGCCGTCAGGCCGGACAAGATCGTCTTCTCCTACCAGGGCGACGGCGATCTGGCCTCGATCGGGATGGGGGAGGTCGTCCACGCGGTCAACCGGGCCTGGCCCCTGACGATCATCTTCATCAACAACGCCATCTACGGCATGACCGGCGGGCAGATGGCGCCCACGACCCTGCTGGGGCAGAGGGCCACCACCTGCCCCTCGGGACGCGACGCCTACGTCAACGGCTATCCCATCCGGATGAGCGAGATGCTGGCCACCCTGGAGGGACCG of Fretibacterium sp. OH1220_COT-178 contains these proteins:
- a CDS encoding thiamine pyrophosphate-dependent enzyme produces the protein MSDTKVFEMTKTWQRDVHTHYCPGCTHGVAHRLVCEAIDELGIQEDTIGIAPVGCAVIMHQYIDVDFIEAAHGRAPALAYGIKAVRPDKIVFSYQGDGDLASIGMGEVVHAVNRAWPLTIIFINNAIYGMTGGQMAPTTLLGQRATTCPSGRDAYVNGYPIRMSEMLATLEGPAYIERVALSQPKYIMQAKAAIKKAFQNQMDKKGFSFVEVLSTCPTNWGMRPVDALKWLEENMMPYYPLGVKKDFE